A region of the Chryseobacterium cucumeris genome:
TTAGTTTTTTTGCTTTCCCCGCTTTTGGCTGGGCACAGTCTGCGCCGGATTTTAAAGAACTTCTGGATAGTGCTATGGTTCGGGACTCGAACCTTAAAATGCAGATTACCCAAAATAAGCTTACCGATCTTGACGAGCACAAACTGAAGGATATCTTTCTTCCAACCCTGGAATTGAGCGGTCAGGCCGGTTATCTTAACGGAACAGCAAGACTGACGTCCCCGGAATTCAATCTCGCTCCCTTTATCAATATTCCCGAAGGGACTTTCAACAATAATTTCAATGTATCCGGATTTTCAGGTATTGCCAAGGCAGATGCCAAAATGCTGCTGTATTCAGGAGGAAAGGTGAAGTACATGAAAAAAGCGGTGGAAGAAAAGAAAAAGTCTGAAGATATCCTTCTGGAAAAAACAAAAGATGAGGTGATTGCCACCATTTCCAAAGCCTATGATCAGTTAGCATTGATTCATCAGTCTAAAAAGGTTCTGGATGAAAGTAAAAAAAGATTGGATATCAACCGAAAAACAGCTGATAAAGCGCTTGGCTATGGTTTGATAACGCCTTATGACCATAAGAAAATTGAACTCGCCCAGGCTACTCTGGATGCTAAAATGGTAGAATATGAAGGGAAAAAAGAACTTCTTCTTACCCAGCTTTATATTTTGACAGGGATTCAAAGAGAAAGGCTCAGAATGATTGATCCTGTATTATCTCCTGTAGAATTGCTGGCTGCAGAAAAAGGGATTGAACAGAGAGCAGAAATCCGTGCACTGGAACATGGAATCAGTGCGGCGGACTATAAAATAAAAGCGGAAAGAACGTGGATGATTCCAAAAGTACAACTGATGGCTTCCGCCTATTATATCGGATTATACGGAAACAGAATAAAGTCATCCGAAAATATCATTCCTGCTGTGCCAATTCTTGGATATGAAGGGAAAAAACTAGACTGGAGACCGAATAACATCAATGTATTTCCATTGATTACTGCAGGGGTTGGTTTTAAATGGGAAATTTTTGACGGGAAAGAAGGAAAACATGCTGAAGAAACCGCCAAAGTCGGAAAAGAAGTATTGCAAAATCAGAAAGATGACGCTTTGAAAAAGCTGACATTGAATCTTGCCAATAATCAAACCAATTATGATATTGCTTCTGCACAAATTGCCCTGAAAGCCAAAGAAAAAGAACTGGCAAAAAATGCACTCGTACAGGCAGAAAAAGAATTCAGGTACGGAATGAGCAAATCTTCACAGCTTATTGATGCCGAAAATGATCTTGAAGTTGCAGAACTGGAATATCAGAATGCCATTTTCAACCAGAGAAGAGCGGGGATAGAACTGATGAGATCTACCCAGGAACTGGATATCACCAAATTTTATTTAATCCCTTAAAAATTTAAATGATGCATAAAAATATATTTATACTCTTCGCTGCTCTGTTTTTATTGGGGAGCTGTGACAAAAAGAATGAAAAAATCAAAGAACCGGAAGGGAAAACCAAAAAGGATGTCATCTCTTTTGCCCCTAAAGTTACCGGAAGGATTCTTAAAATATATGTTTCTGAAGGTCAGACTGTGAAAAAAGGAGATACTCTGGCTCAGCTTGATGTACCGGAAGTTTCTGCAAAAATTGCACAGGCGCAAGGGGCAGTGAGTGCCGCAACTGCTCAGGAGCAAATGGCAAAAAACGGAGCGACAGCCGATCAGATGAGACAGCTTCAGGCCAAATATAAAGGATTGAAAGAACAATATGAATTTGCTCAGAAATCATACAGAAGAGCCAATAATATGTTCCGCGACAGTTTAATGTCTCCACAGGCCCATGACGAAATCTACGCAAAATTACAGGGCGCAAAGGCACAATATGATGCTGTAGTGGCAGAACTGGATGATGTGAAAAGAGGAACCCGTTTCGAAAAAGTAGAAATGGCAGCCGGACAGGCATCACAGGCTAAAGGCGCTTTACAGGAAGCAAATGTAGCCTATTCCGAAAGGTATATCATTGCCACCAATGATATGGAAATTGAGACCATCAGCCTGAATACAGGCGAGTTGGCAACCGCTGGTTTTGCTCTGTTCAACGGATATATTCCTGAGAGTACTTTTTTCAGATTTACCATCCCGGAAAGTGCTATTTCAAAATATAAAAAAGGACAGGAGGTCACCATGCAGGTAGTCTATAACAAAGAAAACCTTACGGGAACTATCGTGTATATTAAACAGCTGACAAAGTATGCGGATATCACCACGGCTTACCCGGACTATCAGTTACAAGACGCTATCTACGAGATCAAAGTAAAACCCAAAGACATGAATAAGGCTAAAAATATTTTAGTCAATGCCAACGTAATCCTGAAATAAATTGAAAAGGACAGATGATGCTTCTATAAAATTTCATTTCGTTCTTCCACTTATAAAAATATACAGATGAAAGAATTTTTCCGTCTTTTGAAACGTGAGTTCAAACTTTTTATCGGCAATTCCACCTTAAGGACGGTGTTCTTTTTGGCACCGGTTTTCTATGCCACCTTGCTGGGGTTTGTCTACAAAAGCGGAAAAGTTGAAAATACTCCTGTTTTGGTTGTTGATAGAGACAATACACCGTTATCCAACCAACTGACGGAAATGTTGGATGATAATAAAAGCATCAAAATTATCAGATATCTGCAGGAACCTTTAAGCATAAAAGATGAGGTAATCAGGCATGAGGCAGCTGCTGTGGTTATTATTCCCTCAAGATTTGAAGGAGATATGCTGCAGAAAAAATATCCTGAACTGAATGTGTATATCAATACAGGAAATGTTTTAACGGCAAATTTTGCATCAAAAGCACTTCAGCTGACCATAGGAACGTTTTCTGCCGGAGCTTCCATTAAAGCACTTCAGAAAGCAGGAATGCCTGCTGCAAAGGCTGCAACACAATATGAACCTTTCAAAGCCAATTATATCACCCTCTTTAACACTACCGGAAATTATCTGATTTTCATGTGGCCCGCAATGCTGGCAGTGGTATTACAGCAGGTCATTCTGCTGGCAATGGCAGTGAGTTTTGCCTCTGAATTTGAAAGAGGATCTTTTGTGAAAGAATATCTTAAAATGAAAAAATGGGCTTTCCCGACCATGTTGATAAAAGTCATTCCGATCTGGGTGTTTTCTGTTCTTATTGTAGGTATTTATTACTTTATGCACATGATTTTCCATGTTCCGATGCCGGAAGGAATTTTTAATTTTATTCTTTTGACCGCTGTTTTTGTAGGATCGGTTTCATTTCTGGGAGTATTCATCAGTATTCTGATTCCGGATGCTTTGAAGGCGACACAAATCCTGATGGTCATTGCTTCGCCGGCTTTCATTATCAGTGGTTTTACATGGCCTTTGAATGCAATGCCTGCTTTTGTACAGTTTATCGCGAATATTATTCCGTTGACTCCCTTTTTACAGGCTTTCAAGATCTTATTGATTCAAAAAGGTTCGGTAGAGCTTACTTTCCCGTATCTGAAACATCTAAGTATCCTTTTAGTAATATATGCTGTTATCGGCTGGATTGCTTTAAAGATCAAACTATGGTTTATTTTCAAAAAATCTGCACCCCAGGAAATTACAATTGAGGATACTTCTCGGGAAGAGATAGAGTAGTTTTTGGTTAATTTGTTGCTGGTTTTTAAGT
Encoded here:
- a CDS encoding TolC family protein, with protein sequence MKNNLLIFTFSFFAFPAFGWAQSAPDFKELLDSAMVRDSNLKMQITQNKLTDLDEHKLKDIFLPTLELSGQAGYLNGTARLTSPEFNLAPFINIPEGTFNNNFNVSGFSGIAKADAKMLLYSGGKVKYMKKAVEEKKKSEDILLEKTKDEVIATISKAYDQLALIHQSKKVLDESKKRLDINRKTADKALGYGLITPYDHKKIELAQATLDAKMVEYEGKKELLLTQLYILTGIQRERLRMIDPVLSPVELLAAEKGIEQRAEIRALEHGISAADYKIKAERTWMIPKVQLMASAYYIGLYGNRIKSSENIIPAVPILGYEGKKLDWRPNNINVFPLITAGVGFKWEIFDGKEGKHAEETAKVGKEVLQNQKDDALKKLTLNLANNQTNYDIASAQIALKAKEKELAKNALVQAEKEFRYGMSKSSQLIDAENDLEVAELEYQNAIFNQRRAGIELMRSTQELDITKFYLIP
- a CDS encoding HlyD family secretion protein — its product is MHKNIFILFAALFLLGSCDKKNEKIKEPEGKTKKDVISFAPKVTGRILKIYVSEGQTVKKGDTLAQLDVPEVSAKIAQAQGAVSAATAQEQMAKNGATADQMRQLQAKYKGLKEQYEFAQKSYRRANNMFRDSLMSPQAHDEIYAKLQGAKAQYDAVVAELDDVKRGTRFEKVEMAAGQASQAKGALQEANVAYSERYIIATNDMEIETISLNTGELATAGFALFNGYIPESTFFRFTIPESAISKYKKGQEVTMQVVYNKENLTGTIVYIKQLTKYADITTAYPDYQLQDAIYEIKVKPKDMNKAKNILVNANVILK
- a CDS encoding ABC transporter permease, which encodes MKEFFRLLKREFKLFIGNSTLRTVFFLAPVFYATLLGFVYKSGKVENTPVLVVDRDNTPLSNQLTEMLDDNKSIKIIRYLQEPLSIKDEVIRHEAAAVVIIPSRFEGDMLQKKYPELNVYINTGNVLTANFASKALQLTIGTFSAGASIKALQKAGMPAAKAATQYEPFKANYITLFNTTGNYLIFMWPAMLAVVLQQVILLAMAVSFASEFERGSFVKEYLKMKKWAFPTMLIKVIPIWVFSVLIVGIYYFMHMIFHVPMPEGIFNFILLTAVFVGSVSFLGVFISILIPDALKATQILMVIASPAFIISGFTWPLNAMPAFVQFIANIIPLTPFLQAFKILLIQKGSVELTFPYLKHLSILLVIYAVIGWIALKIKLWFIFKKSAPQEITIEDTSREEIE